The following proteins are co-located in the Candidatus Zixiibacteriota bacterium genome:
- a CDS encoding A24 family peptidase — protein MIYYLSAIILRQSEHKLPFRPAFVFLDLLWIIPALLIYFGGISSENGLGVLLLSILFGIVCIADFKFQIIPNNLLVIYSILGIFLAIIPHQPSFFDSILGGIFGFVLFLGIEWIGSIVFRKPAMGGGDIKLAAVLGLFVGWQGIFITLFIGAILGLLYVSVAKMLVVGKKIRTIPFGSFLVFSSIITYWVGDAILDYYINGLLL, from the coding sequence ATGATTTATTATCTCAGTGCAATTATCTTAAGACAATCTGAACACAAACTTCCATTTAGACCTGCTTTCGTTTTTCTGGACTTATTATGGATTATCCCGGCTTTGCTGATTTATTTTGGTGGCATTTCATCTGAAAATGGATTGGGAGTTCTACTTCTTTCAATTTTATTCGGAATTGTATGTATTGCTGACTTTAAATTTCAAATCATTCCAAATAATTTGTTGGTTATTTATTCAATATTAGGGATATTTCTGGCGATTATTCCACATCAGCCGAGTTTCTTTGATTCAATTCTGGGTGGAATATTCGGATTTGTTTTATTTCTGGGAATTGAATGGATTGGATCAATAGTATTTCGAAAACCCGCTATGGGCGGAGGTGATATAAAACTGGCGGCAGTGCTGGGACTCTTTGTTGGATGGCAGGGGATATTCATCACGCTATTTATTGGCGCAATATTAGGTCTTCTATATGTTTCTGTGGCGAAAATGCTTGTAGTTGGAAAAAAAATAAGAACTATCCCATTTGGCTCCTTCCTGGTATTTTCCTCAATAATTACCTATTGGGTTGGTGATGCCATTTTGGATTATTATATAAACGGATTATTGCTTTGA